Genomic DNA from Methanosarcina sp. MTP4:
CCCACAATATTGGAGATCCCATCAAAAAGCGAATGGTAGCCGTCCGCAGTCATGCTCAGAGTGCTGGAAAAAGTCCCGTAGGCGATTTTAGCAAAAGCTACTGCAAGGTTCAGGAAGAGGACGTAAAGAAGGACCTTTCGGATTTTTTTAAACCTGAGCGTCATAACTGAAAATCCCCTGAGTACGAAACTACCTTGAGCCCGGAAAAAGAGCTGGAAAAGAGCCGATAAATTTCACGGCAATCCTTTACTAAACAATAATACCTGCAATTATAAAAAGAAAAAGTAGAACAAAAAGATTTGAAAAGAGATTTGAGGAAAGGAGTTTAAAAGTTTAACACTCCTTACCTGCCCACAGCATGTAGGCATCTACTATTTCCTGTCCTTCCAGAAAAACAAGCCCGTGTTTTTGCCCGTACTCTTTTGCGTCCTCTTTTGAAAGGGCCTTTCCGTTAAAATCATCCAGCATTTCGCAAACGACCATGACGGGGTTAATCCCTGCAATCCGGGCAAGGGCAACGGAAAGTTCGGTCTGGCCCCTTCTTTCTTCCAGCAGCCCTTCGGCAGCCCTGAGGAGCGCAACATGTCCGGGAGTTCGGAATTCGTTTCCGAAACGCACTTCATTTCCCGAAAGGGCACTTTCAGCAACTTCCCCGATCATCCGAATGGTGTGAGCCCGTTCATTATCAGGAATTCCTGTCCTGGTTTCCCTGTGATTAACCCAGATGGAAAAAGATGAGTGGGAATCGTACTGGAGGTCTCCTTCCTTTTCCACGACTTCTCCGAGTTCCCCGTTGAATTTTCCTGCGTCCCGGACAAGGTCTGCCATGAAGGGAAGCCTCAACTGCCTTGAAGCCACAGGATCCACAGCCACACATATCAGGCCCCCGGCATCTTTACGCATCCACTGGACGTCCCTGTAGCTAACTGCCCCTGCGGGAATTACGAAATCTGTCTCCCCTTCCCGGGAATCCGAGTCATAGATCAAAAACATTTTTCCGGCTCTGATAGCTTCCAGAGCCCTGTTAATATTATCATTCTCATATTGCAGGCAGTCGTAGATTGCAGTTTCAGTCATTTTCGGCCCTCCATACCCTGTTTTTCAATTTTGATCTTAACGTGGTCTCCGTCTTTCAAGGCCAGGGCGTCCCTGAGTTTTACCGGAGCAATGACTTCAATTAAATCATTCGGATAGTGAGTCCTCTCCGGGACGACCACTACAGCCTCTTCCCCGTCGATCTTCACAGGATAACATTTTCCTCCTCCGTAAGTCCGCTCCCCATCACTGAAACCGTGGATGTGAAGAGCAGGCAACTCGCCAAGCCGGTCCCTGTCCCCCGAACTGTCCTCGGAAAGCTGCACATTCAGGGTTCCAGGGAAAGGCACAAAATGCAACTGTTCCTCGAACTGTTTCCTGTATCCGGGGATATTGATATAATATTGTCCTTCACCCAGGCCCGTGAGCACGTTACCCTCAAGTTCGAAAGCGTTATTTTCAGGGGAAAAGATCTGCCTGTATTCAGAGTATTCATTTTTAAGGATTTCAAGCCCTTTTTCTGTCATTTTTATCAACTGACCACCGGGAACAATCGTTCTTTCGATCAGCCGCTCTTCTTCCAGTTGTTTTAATTTCCTTGCCGCTGTCTTGGAGCTGGTCCCCACATATCTTTGGAACTCACTTGAAGAGATCTTTATAGTTTTATTCGTTGCCCCCATGAGGGCAAGCTTCTTCAGGTATTCGATGTCCGGCACTATCGGCACCCTTTTTACCTTAATTTTGAGATGCGTCTCAATAATGAGATGTGGAACTACGCACTCCCCTATAATAAAACTTTTGATAATACCCACCAATAGAAGGTAAAAGGATAATTGTTTCCGAGTAGCATATAAAAAGTTTTACGGTGTTTTTAAATAGTTGTATATTCGTTAGAAGTATTAATTTGACATGACACAGGAAACCATAATTGAATGCCCTTCGTGCTCCCCCGAAGAAAAGGTTCCGCACGAGATCCTGAAATTAGGAAAAAAAACCTAGTCCTCTGCCGGAAATGCGGGTTGGTGTATGTCTCACAGAAAATAGAAACCCCGGAAAAAACCATTATACAAATTATTTTCCCCGAAATCTCTATTCCCTGGTCCTTTTTTTTGGAATCCCTGTCACCCAAATTCCTGTTGCCGAAAACCTCCCAAAAAAACGCCACCAGAGGAGTTAAATATTTAGCGTTTTGAATGCAAGTACTGATTTGAACATGACAAGAGAAATAGTAGTTGAATGTCCCTCATGCTCCCCTAAAGAAGAGGTCTCGCATGAGGTTTTGAAAGAGGGCCAGAGCCCGGTTGTACGCTGTCTGGAATGCGGGCAGGTACATTCAGCAAAGCTTGAAAAACGAAAAACAGCAAACATAAAGGCCATCGTCAGCAGGAAAGACGAATCCGTCACCTGCAGAACAGAGTTGGACTCCGAAACCGTCCTCTACGTGGATGACGAAATAGTTGTCGATGACGAGGAAACAGGCATGGTATGCCCGATCCTTATAACCTCCATAGAGGTAGGGGAAAAGCGCGTGGACTCAGCCCTGGCAGAAGAGATCAATACGATCTGGGGAAGAGCCATCGATGAAATAACAATTAAGTTTTCCGTGCAGTCAGGAGTCGAAAAGACCGAAGCCCTGGAAAAAGTCGTTCAGGGAGATAAAGAATTCACTGTAGGGGAAGAAGAAAAGGTAGGAGATACCTGGGTCACCATCACCAAGATCAAGATAAGGGACGGGGCTTTCAGGTCCAGAAAAGGAGATGTCATGGCCGCAAAATACGTAAAGCGCATTTTTGCAAGAAAGAGAGGAAACAGGGCATGGAAACGTGATAGCGGAAGAGGACCTTGGTAAAGAAAAAACTGAAGAAGAAAAGAAAGGGGAAGAGAAAACCGACGAAAAAGAGGAAGAAAAACTTGAAGCCAGACGTCGGACTCTCCTGGATGGGCTTGAAACCCTGGGAGTGGGAAAAGATGTCCTTGAAGCCATGCTTCGCGTTCCCAGGCACAGGTTTGTCCGGAAGGACATGATAAAAGTAGCCTATATTGACACGCCTCTTGACATCGGCCTGGACCAGACAATCTCCGCCCCCCATATGGTGGCGGTCATGTGCGAACTCCTGGAACTTTCAGAAGGGCAGAAAGTCCTGGAAGTGGGTGCTGGGTCCGGGTACAACGCAGCAGTTATGGCTGAACTGGTGGGGAAAAACGGCCATGTGTACACCCTGGAGCGCCTGGAGGCGCTCGTTAATTATGCAAGGGAGAACCTCATGGATACAGGTTACGAAAACGTTACGGTCCTCCATGAAGACGGGTCCACGGGCTGCCTCAAATACGCCCCTTACGACAGGATCTCCGTAACCTGCGCAGCCCCGGAAGTCCCAAAACCCCTTATCGAACAGTTAAAACCCGGAGGGATAATGGTAATTCCCGTAGGGGATTACTTCCAGGAACTTATTCTGGTAAAAAAAGACAATAGAGGGAGAGTAACGAAAAAAACGAAAGGGGGAGTCGTTTTTGTGCCCCTTATAGGAAAATACGGATTCAGGCATCGGTAAAAAGTAATCTGTAAAAGGCATATATCCGGAAAAACAATCTCAAAAATTAGCCTGGTAAAATCGAATAACATAAAAAGTTCGAAATACTATTGTAAAAATTACATCATATTTAATAAATTTCTAAAAGATTTTAATAAGCTATTAATATGATCGAATCTATTTGACTAATATGGACATGTACGAGGATTTTGAAGAAATTCGCGTAAAAGATGTCTATGTTATCGACGCATATTCAGACCCTACACCGGTCGTGCTCCTTGAAAACGAAAAGGGGAACATGCTCCCTATATACATCGGGCACCTTGAGGCGCTTTCCATCGGTAACGTCCTTAAAAGCGTTTCTCCGCCTCGGCCCATGGCCCATGACCTAATGGTGAATGTTTTCGACCGTCTTGGAATTAAGATAGAAGGAGTAATGATTGACGATAAGGTCGATAAGGTCTACTATGCCCGCCTCCTGGTGAGAGAAGGGCACAACCTTATGCAATTTGATGCAAGGCCAAGCGACTGCATCGCCCTGGCGCTCCGGGTAGGAGCCCCTATAAGGATAAGGAGAAAAGTGCTGGAGAATTCCGAGATTGAAATGTCAAGGCTCGAAGGGGCTCGCGTAATGAACATATTCGTCTGAACTTGCCTGAATATTTTTATTCGGAGATTTTTTTTCAGGAAATTTCCTGTCCCGGAATTTTATATTCCGAAAATCGGGGAAGGACCGTTTTTTGGAATAGGAGAGAGACCGCTTTTTGGGGACCGGACCAGAATTCATCATACAGGGTTTCTGCCGGAAAACTTTTTTAGTCCTTTTTACAGGCGGAAGTAAGGTTCCGTCGATTTCAATAAGCTTTTAATAACAGTTGAATTCATTATCCCTTTAGATGCTCACCAAAAGAATCATACCATGCCTTGATGTGACCCTTGACAAAGCCGGCGGCTCGGTTGTCAAGGGCGTTGAATTCGTAGACCTGAAAGAGGCAGGTGACCCCGTGGAACTTGCAAAGCGCTATAACGAAGAGGGCGCTGACGAACTTGTATTTCTGGACATCACAGCTTCTGCCCACGGCAGAGGAACCATGCTCGATGTGATAGAACGGACCGCAGACGAAGTCTTCATCCCCCTCACCGTTGGAGGAGGGATTGGGTCCATCGACGCCATCCGGCAGATCCTCCGGGCAGGGGCTGACAAGGTTTCGGTCAACACTTCCGCGGTCAAGAACCCGGAATTTATCAAAGAAGGTTCCGAGATATTCGGGGCCCAGTGTATTGTCACGGCCATTGACTGCAGGCGAAACACCGATGTGAAAAACAACCCTGGAAAAACCGTCCTGGAACTGGAAGACGGGACTCCTGCCTGGTACGAGGTTGTCATTTACGGCGGCAGGGAAGGCACCAAAATCGATGCGGTCCAGTGGGCAAAGCAGGCAGAAAAACTCGGCTCAGGAGAGATCCTGCTTACCAGCATGGACCGGGACGGGACCTACGCAGGGTACGACATCCCCATTACCCGCAAACTTTCCGAAGAACTTGACATCCCAATCATCGCCTCCGGCGGAGTAGGCAACCCCCAGCACATCTACGACGGTTTTGCGGAAGGTAAAGCCGACGCCGCACTCGCAGCCAGTATCTTCCACTTCAGGGAACACTCGATTGGGGAAGTGAAAGAGTACCTTAAAGAAAGAAACGTCCCGGTCAGGCTCTAAGAATTAGCTCCCCCCTGAGAATTAGCACCTTGACCTTTCGGGCTCCTGAAGCCGGGCATTTAGACATCTCAAGCTCCGGGCCTTCCGGGCAGCACCGTAAAGATATGAGCCTGAGAGAAAATATAACCCTCAGAGCTTCGCTCTAGTTTCAGGGTTTCACTTCCCTTTTTCAGGGTTTCGAGGACAAGATAGTCAGGAAAAGAGGGAAAAAGAATGGAAATTGCCGAGTTTCAAAAACTGATGTACGAACTCTATGCCCATAACGACAGAAAGCGGGGAAACGCGGCCACTATGCTCTGGCTTGTAGAAGAAGTGGGGGAACTTGCCGAAGCAATCCACCGTGAAGAGCCGGAGAACATAAAAGAAGAGCTAGCCGACTGTTTTGCCTGGATAGGGGCACTTGCCAACCTCTACGGGGTGGACCTGGAAGAAGCGTTTAAGGCAAAATACCCGGGCGTCTGTCCCACCTGCGGGCAAAAGCCCTGCATCTGCCCCGACTGAGTTAAAACTTTGTAGTTATAAGCAGAAACTTTTTTAAGCCGAAACTTTTTTTGAGAGAATTTTAATTCTTTTTTTATATACGCCACCTTATATTTTCAGATACTTTTTTATTTCTTAGATTCAAATTACTATATGGGATTCTTAATTAGGAGTGATTCATACTCAGGGGATATTGAAGATGTCGCAATCAGAGACTACGGAATATTTTGAAGGCTTGCGCCTTAAAATCCTGAACAATACTGATGAAGAGATGGTCCTTCAAGCTCAAAAAATTGAGAAAGGTAAATATAAAAAAGGACACAAATCCCCGGAACAGATCGGGTCTTACGAGGAAAAGAGCTGTGAGCTGGTCGCTTGCGACGGAAGCTGTACTGGAGGAGCGGATATAGAAGGCTGGCTCCAATATAAAATAGGATGCTCCGAGGGGCAATGCAAACTCCACTTCAAATACCTCGGGAAGATGGATAAGGTCAGCTACTCCTGCGAATGCCAGATGCATGAAGGCAAGATGCTCTGCGAAACAATGAAAGACAAGAAAAGTGATAGAACCGTCACCTGGATTATCGGGCCGAAAGAATAAGCGATAGAATTTAAGTTATCCAGGCAGAATGATAGCTGGGCCCTTGATCGGAAGGGGTTGAGTTTAACAACCTTCGTTAATTATTTTTTAGAATCATGGGACTTCTCCTTGCAGGAGCAGGTCCCTACCCGGATTTT
This window encodes:
- the ribB gene encoding 3,4-dihydroxy-2-butanone-4-phosphate synthase, whose translation is MTETAIYDCLQYENDNINRALEAIRAGKMFLIYDSDSREGETDFVIPAGAVSYRDVQWMRKDAGGLICVAVDPVASRQLRLPFMADLVRDAGKFNGELGEVVEKEGDLQYDSHSSFSIWVNHRETRTGIPDNERAHTIRMIGEVAESALSGNEVRFGNEFRTPGHVALLRAAEGLLEERRGQTELSVALARIAGINPVMVVCEMLDDFNGKALSKEDAKEYGQKHGLVFLEGQEIVDAYMLWAGKEC
- a CDS encoding winged helix-turn-helix domain-containing protein/riboflavin kinase, whose amino-acid sequence is MPDIEYLKKLALMGATNKTIKISSSEFQRYVGTSSKTAARKLKQLEEERLIERTIVPGGQLIKMTEKGLEILKNEYSEYRQIFSPENNAFELEGNVLTGLGEGQYYINIPGYRKQFEEQLHFVPFPGTLNVQLSEDSSGDRDRLGELPALHIHGFSDGERTYGGGKCYPVKIDGEEAVVVVPERTHYPNDLIEVIAPVKLRDALALKDGDHVKIKIEKQGMEGRK
- a CDS encoding HVO_0476 family zinc finger protein — translated: MTREIVVECPSCSPKEEVSHEVLKEGQSPVVRCLECGQVHSAKLEKRKTANIKAIVSRKDESVTCRTELDSETVLYVDDEIVVDDEETGMVCPILITSIEVGEKRVDSALAEEINTIWGRAIDEITIKFSVQSGVEKTEALEKVVQGDKEFTVGEEEKVGDTWVTITKIKIRDGAFRSRKGDVMAAKYVKRIFARKRGNRAWKRDSGRGPW
- a CDS encoding protein-L-isoaspartate O-methyltransferase — encoded protein: MQEREETGHGNVIAEEDLGKEKTEEEKKGEEKTDEKEEEKLEARRRTLLDGLETLGVGKDVLEAMLRVPRHRFVRKDMIKVAYIDTPLDIGLDQTISAPHMVAVMCELLELSEGQKVLEVGAGSGYNAAVMAELVGKNGHVYTLERLEALVNYARENLMDTGYENVTVLHEDGSTGCLKYAPYDRISVTCAAPEVPKPLIEQLKPGGIMVIPVGDYFQELILVKKDNRGRVTKKTKGGVVFVPLIGKYGFRHR
- a CDS encoding bifunctional nuclease family protein, translated to MDMYEDFEEIRVKDVYVIDAYSDPTPVVLLENEKGNMLPIYIGHLEALSIGNVLKSVSPPRPMAHDLMVNVFDRLGIKIEGVMIDDKVDKVYYARLLVREGHNLMQFDARPSDCIALALRVGAPIRIRRKVLENSEIEMSRLEGARVMNIFV
- the hisF gene encoding imidazole glycerol phosphate synthase subunit HisF, which gives rise to MLTKRIIPCLDVTLDKAGGSVVKGVEFVDLKEAGDPVELAKRYNEEGADELVFLDITASAHGRGTMLDVIERTADEVFIPLTVGGGIGSIDAIRQILRAGADKVSVNTSAVKNPEFIKEGSEIFGAQCIVTAIDCRRNTDVKNNPGKTVLELEDGTPAWYEVVIYGGREGTKIDAVQWAKQAEKLGSGEILLTSMDRDGTYAGYDIPITRKLSEELDIPIIASGGVGNPQHIYDGFAEGKADAALAASIFHFREHSIGEVKEYLKERNVPVRL
- a CDS encoding MazG nucleotide pyrophosphohydrolase domain-containing protein, giving the protein MEIAEFQKLMYELYAHNDRKRGNAATMLWLVEEVGELAEAIHREEPENIKEELADCFAWIGALANLYGVDLEEAFKAKYPGVCPTCGQKPCICPD